In the genome of Xanthocytophaga agilis, one region contains:
- a CDS encoding methyltransferase yields MSLPFPDIAPITRYLRAKASSHLLVAAVHHLPVFEILSHGPLSITELQEQLAIKNRPAMVLFPALCAMGMICYTEDKKLSLTELGRYLTKSNLHNLIGYAGLEKDDPGVLTMVQHLLNDGPVDTNQGVSYVKDDEAPSPMDDPEAARMFTLALAGRARYLSPIVASHLPNQQGHLLDVAGGTGYYTYEWLRVNPQSTATVVDRPAVLKVAAELLEEFCNSDKENAADIQSRVLFFPADMLTDPLPQTDFLLAASLFHDWPEDICQSLAQKFANALRPNGEIWIHDAFLDDTLDGPLAVTDYSAMLFLGTKGRAYSRKEYRQWFSASGLVNVQEDIPTLMDYGLIHARKPL; encoded by the coding sequence ATGTCGCTTCCTTTCCCAGATATTGCACCTATTACACGCTATTTACGTGCAAAAGCCAGCTCACATCTGCTGGTAGCAGCTGTTCACCATTTACCTGTTTTCGAGATACTTTCTCATGGACCTTTATCTATTACCGAACTACAGGAGCAATTAGCCATAAAAAATCGCCCGGCAATGGTCTTATTTCCCGCACTCTGTGCTATGGGAATGATTTGTTACACAGAGGATAAAAAACTAAGCCTTACGGAGTTGGGACGTTATCTCACCAAATCCAATCTACACAATCTGATAGGGTATGCTGGCTTGGAAAAAGATGATCCGGGTGTATTGACTATGGTTCAGCATCTACTAAATGATGGGCCTGTGGATACAAATCAGGGCGTTTCCTATGTAAAAGATGACGAAGCACCTTCTCCTATGGACGATCCGGAAGCAGCCCGTATGTTTACACTTGCTCTGGCAGGAAGAGCCCGTTACCTCTCTCCTATTGTTGCCAGTCATCTGCCCAATCAACAAGGACATCTGTTGGATGTAGCAGGTGGTACAGGATATTACACCTATGAATGGCTGCGTGTAAATCCACAATCAACAGCTACGGTGGTAGACCGTCCGGCAGTATTGAAGGTAGCAGCAGAGTTGCTGGAAGAATTTTGTAACAGTGATAAGGAAAATGCAGCTGATATCCAATCCAGAGTACTGTTTTTCCCGGCTGACATGTTAACAGATCCTCTGCCACAAACAGATTTTCTGTTGGCAGCCAGCCTGTTTCATGACTGGCCTGAGGATATTTGTCAGTCTCTCGCCCAAAAATTCGCCAATGCACTTCGTCCCAATGGTGAAATCTGGATACATGATGCCTTTCTGGATGATACACTGGATGGGCCACTGGCAGTGACAGACTATTCGGCTATGCTGTTTCTAGGTACCAAAGGCAGAGCCTATAGCCGTAAAGAATATCGTCAATGGTTTTCTGCTTCAGGTCTTGTTAACGTACAGGAAGATATTCCTACCTTAATGGACTATGGCCTTATCCATGCCCGTAAACCTCTGTAG
- a CDS encoding TetR/AcrR family transcriptional regulator has product MSSIDRKTRHKEALRTGILQAARNIALKEGWQAVTIRKIADEVEYTPPIVYEFFENKEAVFFEVAMDGFTILRNMLEAEVIEDTHKQLCRYAIIHWHFAEQNPELYKLMFSIESIPSVAEERPQEVLSIGELIKNAMKAITPGLEDKEYKELFFQWMCIVHGFITMALIMRHRIEKEPDAWEPELYLERATRRFIKSIQ; this is encoded by the coding sequence ATGAGCAGTATAGATAGAAAGACCAGACACAAAGAAGCCTTACGCACAGGCATTCTTCAGGCAGCACGCAATATTGCTTTAAAGGAAGGCTGGCAGGCTGTCACTATTCGCAAGATTGCCGATGAGGTAGAGTACACACCACCGATAGTATATGAGTTTTTTGAAAACAAAGAGGCTGTTTTCTTTGAAGTAGCCATGGATGGGTTCACCATCTTACGCAACATGCTTGAAGCAGAGGTAATAGAAGATACTCATAAGCAACTATGTCGGTATGCTATCATACACTGGCATTTTGCTGAGCAGAACCCGGAATTGTATAAGCTTATGTTTAGCATTGAATCGATTCCTTCTGTTGCAGAAGAACGCCCTCAGGAAGTACTCAGTATTGGTGAGTTAATCAAAAATGCTATGAAGGCCATTACTCCAGGGCTTGAGGATAAGGAATACAAAGAATTGTTTTTCCAATGGATGTGCATCGTGCATGGTTTTATTACGATGGCCCTCATTATGAGACACCGCATTGAAAAAGAACCAGATGCCTGGGAGCCTGAGCTTTATCTGGAAAGAGCTACTCGTCGCTTTATCAAAAGTATACAATAA
- a CDS encoding TolC family protein codes for MNSTFKKRFFHAAGCRLLILIGLITSQPIWAQIADSSASFSIKDCIEYAAQKNSKLKISRYDEEIAQQQVRQIRGRGLPQANINGTFEDRLKVPLLVIPGAGSLLGGDTTGTGSGSNNGNNADGKGIPLGYQFNTTLTGEVTQMIFDPSFWVGLKAAKYSGELYLQNTQQASEQVAYSVADAYYQVIVAQKQLQLLHSNLTNTQATLSSTELQFKNGVAKQVDVNRLRVNASNLESQIRQAELTLLQSLNSLKFQMGMPLNQQITLSDTTLTFNESDALSSDAPENYIENRIDYRILQTNLALQELDRRNISTGYFPTLTAFANYGYTGQGPNLGLFKTAGNGWVDYTTASIGLRLRIPIFDGLQRSAQVQQSRIKARQIEENITLTRQNINLEVANALTQYRNTVQRIESEQKNVELAQEVYQVTQLEFREGVGTSTDVVNAETSLRQAQNTYITTLLDLYRARLNLERSKGNLLTYLNSAK; via the coding sequence ATGAATTCCACTTTTAAAAAGCGTTTCTTTCACGCTGCCGGATGTCGGTTACTAATCCTGATTGGGTTAATAACCAGTCAGCCAATATGGGCACAAATAGCAGACTCTAGTGCTTCTTTTTCCATAAAGGATTGTATTGAGTATGCAGCCCAAAAAAATAGTAAACTAAAGATTTCTCGTTATGACGAAGAAATCGCACAACAACAGGTACGCCAGATCAGAGGTCGTGGATTACCGCAGGCTAATATCAATGGGACTTTTGAAGATCGGTTAAAAGTTCCTTTACTGGTAATTCCTGGAGCTGGTAGCCTTCTCGGGGGAGATACAACAGGAACAGGAAGTGGAAGCAATAATGGTAATAATGCAGATGGTAAAGGTATTCCATTAGGTTATCAGTTTAATACTACACTTACCGGAGAAGTTACTCAGATGATCTTTGATCCTTCTTTTTGGGTAGGGCTTAAGGCTGCTAAATATTCTGGTGAATTGTATTTACAGAATACTCAGCAGGCAAGCGAGCAAGTAGCTTATTCTGTTGCTGATGCTTATTATCAGGTAATTGTTGCTCAGAAACAATTACAGTTGCTCCATTCTAATTTGACTAACACACAGGCTACCTTAAGTAGTACTGAACTTCAATTTAAAAATGGTGTCGCTAAGCAGGTAGATGTGAACCGTCTACGAGTAAATGCAAGCAATCTGGAATCACAGATCCGACAAGCAGAATTGACTTTGTTACAGTCTCTAAATAGTCTAAAGTTCCAGATGGGAATGCCACTAAATCAACAAATTACCTTGAGTGATACAACTTTGACATTCAATGAATCTGATGCATTATCTTCCGATGCTCCTGAGAACTATATTGAAAATCGGATTGACTATAGAATATTACAAACCAACCTGGCCTTACAGGAATTAGATCGGCGAAATATATCTACTGGTTATTTTCCTACTTTGACAGCATTTGCCAATTATGGTTATACTGGCCAAGGACCAAATTTGGGTTTGTTTAAAACAGCTGGGAACGGGTGGGTAGACTATACAACTGCTTCTATTGGCCTAAGATTACGTATTCCAATATTCGACGGTTTACAACGAAGTGCTCAAGTACAACAATCCAGAATAAAAGCGCGGCAGATAGAAGAAAATATTACTCTGACCAGGCAAAATATTAATCTGGAGGTTGCCAATGCATTAACTCAATATCGTAATACAGTACAACGTATTGAGTCAGAGCAAAAAAATGTTGAATTGGCTCAGGAAGTATATCAAGTAACACAACTGGAGTTTAGAGAGGGAGTAGGTACTTCTACAGATGTAGTAAATGCAGAGACTTCATTACGTCAGGCACAGAATACATACATCACTACATTATTGGATTTATATAGAGCACGATTAAATCTGGAGCGATCTAAGGGAAATCTACTTACCTACTTGAATTCCGCTAAATAA
- a CDS encoding efflux RND transporter periplasmic adaptor subunit, which produces MQPLNHSKLVSAITNVFLHSLLLGLLYACGGNSEQAGNQMETPEIPVLEVKSMSASTHRDIPATLEGKVNIEIRPQVDGYLEKIYIDEGAFVTKGQPLFQINEAPYREQLHTAEASLLAAKASVTKAKLEVDRLTPLVQNKVVSEIQLQSAQAAYEAAKANEAQAQAMVSSARINLGYTHITAPVSGYIGRIPYKTGSLVGRSEPQSLTVLSDVNEMYAYFSMSEAEFLQFKERFPGNTIQEKIKHLPPVQLVLSDNSLFPQPGKIETLEGQFNKTMGSISFRASFPNPGGLLRSGNTGKVRLPNLYNTAMVIPQEATFELQDQVLVFTVTDSNKVVSRPVQIADQSGNYYLVGNGIKAGEQIVFAGHNRLRDGALIKPQRVSLDSLLQANPL; this is translated from the coding sequence ATGCAACCGTTAAACCATTCAAAACTCGTTTCTGCAATTACTAATGTATTTCTTCATAGTCTGTTGCTAGGCCTTCTTTATGCCTGTGGCGGTAATTCGGAACAAGCTGGAAACCAGATGGAAACACCAGAAATTCCGGTGTTGGAAGTGAAGTCGATGTCTGCCAGTACCCATCGGGATATACCTGCTACCCTGGAAGGAAAAGTAAATATCGAGATTCGACCCCAGGTAGATGGCTATCTGGAAAAGATTTATATTGATGAAGGCGCCTTTGTGACAAAAGGGCAACCTTTATTCCAGATCAACGAGGCTCCTTACAGAGAGCAGTTACACACTGCAGAGGCTAGCCTGCTGGCAGCCAAAGCGAGTGTAACCAAAGCAAAACTGGAAGTGGATCGTCTGACTCCTCTGGTACAAAATAAAGTAGTATCGGAGATACAACTTCAGTCGGCCCAGGCTGCCTATGAAGCTGCCAAAGCCAATGAGGCTCAGGCGCAGGCTATGGTGTCCAGTGCCCGGATTAATCTTGGATACACACACATTACCGCTCCTGTGAGCGGATATATAGGAAGAATTCCCTACAAAACCGGCAGTCTGGTAGGCCGCAGCGAACCGCAGTCTCTTACAGTTTTATCTGATGTCAATGAGATGTATGCCTATTTTTCCATGAGTGAAGCTGAGTTTTTACAGTTTAAGGAAAGGTTTCCCGGCAATACCATTCAGGAGAAGATTAAACATCTTCCTCCGGTTCAGTTAGTGCTCTCTGATAATAGCTTGTTTCCTCAACCTGGAAAGATAGAAACGCTGGAAGGTCAGTTTAACAAAACGATGGGCTCTATCAGCTTCAGAGCCAGTTTTCCTAATCCGGGAGGCTTGTTACGTTCTGGAAACACAGGCAAAGTCCGGCTACCTAATCTGTATAATACCGCCATGGTAATTCCTCAGGAGGCTACCTTTGAATTACAGGACCAGGTGCTGGTATTTACAGTAACAGATAGCAATAAGGTAGTTAGCCGGCCTGTGCAGATTGCAGATCAGAGTGGCAATTATTATCTGGTGGGCAATGGGATAAAAGCAGGCGAGCAGATAGTTTTTGCCGGACATAACCGGTTACGTGATGGTGCGTTGATCAAACCGCAACGCGTATCCTTGGATAGTTTGTTACAAGCGAATCCTTTGTAA
- a CDS encoding efflux RND transporter permease subunit yields MLQKFIERPVLATVVSILLVLLGVISLVSLPVTQFPDIAPPSVQVQANYPGANAEVVARSVATPIEEAVNGVENMTYMTSNSNNDGTMTLSVYFKLGTDPNQAAVNVQNRVDKVTSQLPQEVIQAGISTQKQQNSMIMVLNLFSDEERYNETFLQNYARINIIPEIQRVPGVGQAMTFGSKDYAMRIWLKPDRLAAYQLSPQEVMAAIQEQNLEAAPGRLGENSLESFEYVIKYKGKRNKGTQFEDIILKANPDGSFLHLKDVARVELGSFTYNNNTHVNGKHGIGIAIYQTAGSNANDIQTQINALFKKATEALPAGIDHTIIYSTKEYLDESIEQVKHTLVEAFILVVIVVFIFLQNFRATLIPAVAVPVAIIGTFFFMQLFGFSINLLTLFALILAIGIVVDDAIVVVEAVHTKMEGTHLSPQIATIRSMQEISGAIISITLVMSAVFIPVGFMQGPAGVFYRQFAFTLAIAILISAINALTLSPALCALLLKDHSEESSHGKQNFADRFFHSFNSGFEAITNKYVGALRFLVRRKWLAIAGLVLVTGVTVWIVRSTPTGFIPNEDQSFMVYSITMPAGSSLQRTQHVVEKVDSILASMDAVREYIGVTGMNILTNSISSNYAVGFVRLKPNEERGEVRDLNQVMQLANQRLASIKEANVLLFNLPTVPGFSNMGGFELMLQDRASGSLDGLGQTANAFIGELMKRKEIAFAFTTFSTANPQLMLEVDEKKAKQLGVSISSLLQTMQVYYGSSFVSDFNRFGKFYRVIIQAEADQRATPTSLAGIYVKNQTGEMVPVNTLVSLKRVFGTQTVTRNNLFNSVMINGQPAPGYSSGDAIKAVEQVAKKHLPRTYSYEWTGMSKEEIASGGQSGVIFLLCLVFVYFLLAAQFESYILPFSVILSIPPGILGVFLFINPAGIDNNIYVQVGLIMLIGLLSKNAILIVEYALQRRQAGMGLLASALEAARLRLRPILMTSFAFIAGLVPLMRATGSSAMGNKSISIGAAGGMLTGVVLGLFIIPVLFVICQHVQEKIKRPKSVVKHHEEVEAVAP; encoded by the coding sequence ATGTTACAGAAATTTATTGAAAGACCCGTACTGGCTACGGTTGTCTCCATCCTCCTGGTGCTACTGGGAGTCATATCACTGGTGTCTTTACCGGTGACACAGTTTCCGGACATTGCTCCACCCAGCGTACAGGTACAGGCCAATTATCCGGGTGCCAACGCCGAAGTGGTGGCCCGTTCGGTAGCTACTCCTATCGAAGAAGCTGTCAATGGAGTGGAAAACATGACCTACATGACCTCTAACTCCAACAATGATGGCACTATGACACTGAGTGTCTATTTCAAACTGGGAACCGATCCGAATCAGGCAGCTGTCAATGTGCAGAACCGGGTAGACAAAGTAACCAGTCAATTGCCACAGGAAGTTATTCAGGCAGGGATCAGTACACAGAAGCAACAGAACAGTATGATTATGGTACTGAACCTGTTTAGCGATGAAGAACGCTACAATGAAACGTTTCTGCAAAACTATGCACGTATCAATATCATTCCTGAAATTCAGCGTGTACCGGGTGTTGGACAAGCTATGACTTTTGGCTCCAAGGACTATGCTATGCGAATCTGGCTGAAGCCTGATCGTTTGGCTGCGTATCAGTTATCTCCACAGGAGGTGATGGCTGCTATTCAGGAGCAGAACCTGGAAGCTGCACCTGGTCGGTTGGGTGAGAATAGCCTGGAATCGTTTGAATATGTAATCAAATACAAAGGCAAACGTAACAAAGGAACTCAGTTTGAAGATATTATTCTGAAAGCGAATCCGGATGGTTCGTTTCTGCATCTGAAAGATGTGGCTCGTGTAGAACTGGGTTCATTTACATACAACAACAATACCCATGTAAATGGCAAACATGGCATCGGGATTGCCATTTACCAGACAGCAGGCTCCAATGCCAATGATATTCAGACACAGATCAATGCGTTGTTCAAAAAAGCTACTGAAGCTCTTCCTGCAGGTATAGATCATACTATTATTTATAGTACTAAAGAGTATCTGGATGAGTCTATTGAGCAGGTAAAACATACACTGGTAGAAGCATTTATACTGGTGGTAATTGTGGTGTTTATCTTCCTGCAAAATTTCAGAGCTACCCTGATTCCTGCTGTTGCAGTACCTGTAGCTATTATTGGTACGTTTTTCTTCATGCAGTTATTCGGCTTCAGTATCAATTTGCTGACATTGTTTGCCTTGATTCTGGCGATTGGTATTGTAGTGGATGATGCCATTGTGGTAGTGGAAGCGGTGCATACCAAAATGGAAGGAACACATCTGTCTCCACAGATTGCTACGATTCGTTCCATGCAGGAGATTTCAGGTGCTATTATATCTATCACACTGGTAATGTCGGCAGTATTTATTCCGGTAGGTTTTATGCAAGGTCCTGCTGGTGTGTTTTATCGGCAATTTGCTTTTACATTGGCTATTGCCATTCTGATTTCTGCTATTAACGCCTTGACACTGAGTCCTGCGTTGTGTGCACTATTGCTGAAAGACCATTCAGAAGAGAGTTCTCACGGCAAACAAAACTTTGCAGATCGGTTCTTTCATTCCTTCAATTCAGGATTTGAAGCAATTACCAATAAATATGTAGGTGCACTTCGGTTTCTGGTTCGCCGGAAATGGTTGGCAATTGCCGGTCTCGTACTGGTGACCGGTGTTACCGTATGGATTGTGCGTAGTACGCCAACCGGTTTCATTCCTAATGAAGACCAGTCGTTTATGGTATATTCGATTACCATGCCTGCGGGTTCTTCCCTGCAACGTACACAGCATGTGGTGGAAAAAGTAGATAGCATTCTGGCTAGTATGGATGCGGTTCGGGAATACATAGGAGTAACCGGAATGAATATTCTAACCAACTCCATTAGCTCCAATTATGCAGTAGGTTTTGTGAGACTAAAGCCTAACGAAGAGCGGGGAGAGGTACGTGATCTCAATCAGGTAATGCAACTGGCAAATCAGAGGTTGGCCAGTATCAAGGAAGCCAACGTGTTGTTATTCAATTTGCCTACAGTACCAGGCTTCAGCAACATGGGGGGATTTGAGTTGATGTTGCAGGACAGAGCCAGTGGTTCACTGGACGGATTGGGACAAACTGCCAATGCTTTTATTGGCGAGTTGATGAAACGCAAAGAGATAGCGTTTGCTTTTACTACATTCAGTACCGCCAATCCGCAACTGATGCTGGAAGTAGATGAGAAAAAAGCCAAACAACTAGGTGTCTCCATCAGCAGTTTATTACAGACTATGCAGGTATACTACGGTAGCAGTTTTGTGTCAGACTTTAACCGGTTTGGGAAGTTCTACCGGGTTATTATACAGGCAGAAGCAGATCAGCGTGCAACGCCAACATCTCTGGCAGGTATATATGTGAAAAACCAGACAGGGGAGATGGTACCTGTAAATACACTTGTCTCTCTGAAACGGGTATTTGGAACCCAGACAGTAACCCGAAACAACCTGTTCAACTCTGTAATGATCAATGGGCAGCCTGCTCCTGGTTATAGTTCTGGTGATGCTATCAAAGCAGTAGAGCAAGTTGCCAAGAAACACTTACCACGTACCTATTCCTATGAATGGACAGGTATGTCGAAGGAAGAAATTGCTTCTGGCGGACAATCCGGTGTGATCTTCCTGTTGTGTCTGGTATTTGTGTACTTCCTACTGGCAGCTCAGTTTGAGAGTTATATTCTACCTTTCTCTGTCATTCTGTCTATACCTCCGGGAATTTTGGGTGTGTTCCTGTTCATCAATCCTGCTGGAATTGATAACAATATTTATGTACAGGTAGGATTGATTATGTTGATAGGGTTGCTTTCTAAAAATGCCATTCTGATTGTCGAATATGCTTTACAACGTCGTCAGGCAGGCATGGGCTTGCTGGCATCAGCTCTGGAAGCGGCAAGGCTTCGATTACGACCTATTCTGATGACATCCTTTGCCTTTATTGCCGGATTGGTTCCTTTGATGCGGGCAACAGGCTCCTCTGCGATGGGAAATAAATCCATCAGTATCGGTGCTGCAGGAGGGATGCTTACAGGTGTAGTACTAGGGTTGTTTATTATTCCGGTTCTGTTTGTGATTTGCCAGCATGTACAGGAAAAAATAAAACGTCCAAAATCTGTAGTCAAACATCATGAAGAAGTAGAAGCTGTGGCTCCCTAG
- a CDS encoding helix-turn-helix domain-containing protein — translation MLERSLVDIPLYRLEECSNGSYFIVEKWTYEDDECPLLNEPHRNDGYGVDLLLTGSANYSIDFKEFTVHAPALVLIGPEQIHKKSIEPGTELITIAFMSYFLTNETEDMVGYLECMLRSNVIELDQRQLRDILPLTEYLLRESETNQPYKDSVVRNLLNTFLIACARMQKTCVSQYMANIEKGQLVSRFRLLVNQHFAQKVQVSQYAELLHVTPGHLNDTIKAAVGKTAKQIIDEKRVLEAKRLLFWGNSAVKEISWKLNFEDDAYFHRFFKKHTGLTPLEFQLSAKSAVGSVIM, via the coding sequence ATGCTTGAAAGATCTTTGGTTGATATCCCTTTATACCGGCTGGAAGAATGTTCCAATGGGTCTTATTTTATAGTGGAAAAGTGGACCTATGAAGATGATGAATGTCCGTTACTAAATGAACCTCACCGTAATGATGGATATGGGGTAGATTTGTTGCTGACGGGCAGTGCTAATTATTCTATTGATTTTAAAGAATTTACTGTACATGCCCCTGCATTGGTACTGATCGGCCCTGAGCAGATCCACAAGAAAAGTATTGAGCCAGGTACAGAACTGATTACAATTGCCTTTATGAGTTATTTTCTGACCAATGAAACAGAAGATATGGTGGGCTACCTGGAATGTATGCTTCGCTCAAATGTGATAGAGCTGGATCAGCGACAGTTAAGAGATATTCTGCCTTTGACAGAGTACTTACTTCGTGAGTCCGAAACAAATCAACCTTACAAGGATTCTGTTGTTCGCAATCTGTTGAATACATTTCTGATTGCGTGTGCCCGAATGCAGAAAACCTGTGTCAGTCAATACATGGCCAATATAGAAAAAGGACAGTTAGTGAGTCGATTCAGATTATTGGTGAACCAGCACTTTGCTCAAAAAGTACAGGTTTCTCAATATGCGGAGTTGTTGCATGTGACCCCCGGTCACCTCAATGATACCATTAAGGCTGCGGTTGGAAAAACAGCCAAACAGATTATTGATGAGAAAAGAGTGCTGGAAGCCAAGCGGTTACTGTTCTGGGGTAATAGCGCTGTGAAGGAAATCAGCTGGAAACTGAATTTTGAAGATGATGCCTATTTTCATCGGTTCTTTAAGAAACATACCGGATTAACTCCACTGGAATTTCAACTATCCGCGAAAAGTGCAGTTGGTTCCGTAATTATGTAA
- a CDS encoding GIN domain-containing protein produces MKKAIQLFLLVLVFAGLISCEVEEVPPKPLGSFTTITSNGFVTFNLVGGPVNKVISTSMSDSYYNVSNGNLSINGMGTITIAVRNLYLLSCNSCSVKSAESFTADTLNFSIHAGSLKLKDVIVTRYLGLNAINTGTYEISGRTPFLNLGLTNMVAFKGYSLITDSTYVNSTNVLDCEVYTKQVINAFVNSIGNVNYKGRPPIVRASYTGTGRLVAK; encoded by the coding sequence ATGAAAAAGGCGATTCAACTCTTTCTGTTAGTACTCGTTTTTGCAGGGCTTATATCCTGTGAAGTGGAGGAAGTTCCACCCAAACCTTTGGGGTCGTTTACGACCATTACATCCAATGGGTTTGTAACCTTTAATCTGGTAGGCGGTCCTGTGAACAAGGTGATCTCTACCTCCATGAGTGATTCCTATTATAATGTAAGCAACGGGAATTTATCCATTAATGGAATGGGGACCATTACCATTGCTGTCAGGAATCTATACCTATTGTCCTGTAACAGCTGTTCTGTAAAAAGTGCTGAATCGTTTACAGCAGATACACTCAATTTTTCCATTCATGCAGGTTCTCTGAAACTCAAAGATGTCATTGTAACCCGTTATCTCGGACTTAATGCTATTAATACCGGAACATATGAAATCTCTGGCAGAACTCCTTTTCTGAATCTTGGACTAACCAATATGGTTGCATTTAAAGGTTATAGCCTCATTACAGACAGCACTTACGTAAACTCTACAAATGTGTTAGATTGTGAAGTGTATACCAAACAGGTGATCAATGCGTTTGTGAATTCTATAGGGAATGTCAACTATAAAGGTCGTCCACCTATTGTACGGGCCTCGTATACTGGTACAGGAAGGCTGGTAGCAAAATAA
- a CDS encoding efflux transporter outer membrane subunit — MKNKYKRTSQSLLYVAGLWLLLWVAGCKAGKDYQRPSVALPAQFHTVAATDSSIVDISWNQLFPDPVLRQWIDKALTQNYDMQLAIKRVETAEAYVKQSRVALLPAVNAQVAASSTTPSKNSLNGLSLENFLGRNHLEDYTAQLTLSWELDIWGKIRRQNEAVRATYLQSAEASRAVKTRLIANVSQNYFNLLMLEQQLEVARQNKLLSDTIVQMMQLQKTAGEVTELAVQQTQSQAQAAALLVSQLEQEITIQENALHILAGELPGTPVAHSRLNDFQLWTDVKTGIPAQVISKRPDVRASEMELVAANARVGAAQANRYPTLNITAAGGVNAFQASEWFVVPGSLFGTVAGGIAQPVFQRRALKTQLEVARIQSQESELRFRQTVLNAVGEVSNALVRIEKLQEQQQIASNRVEIQRGAIQNAQALFKSGIANYLEVITAQSNGLQARLDQASIKRQQLDAMVELYRSLGGG, encoded by the coding sequence ATGAAAAATAAATATAAAAGAACTTCACAGTCCCTACTGTATGTAGCTGGGCTGTGGCTTCTCCTGTGGGTTGCAGGCTGCAAGGCCGGAAAAGATTATCAACGGCCCTCTGTAGCGTTGCCTGCTCAGTTTCACACGGTAGCTGCTACCGATTCCAGTATAGTTGATATCAGCTGGAATCAGTTATTTCCTGATCCTGTATTACGTCAATGGATAGACAAAGCACTGACGCAGAATTACGATATGCAACTAGCTATCAAACGAGTAGAAACCGCAGAGGCATACGTAAAACAATCACGTGTAGCACTCTTACCTGCAGTCAATGCTCAGGTGGCTGCTTCCAGTACTACCCCATCCAAAAACAGTTTGAATGGACTTAGTCTGGAAAACTTTTTAGGTCGAAACCATCTGGAAGATTACACAGCCCAGCTTACATTATCCTGGGAGCTTGATATCTGGGGGAAAATTCGTCGGCAGAACGAAGCAGTACGAGCAACCTACTTACAATCTGCAGAAGCCAGCCGGGCTGTGAAAACACGTTTGATCGCCAATGTATCACAGAACTATTTTAACCTGCTGATGCTGGAGCAACAACTGGAGGTTGCCCGCCAGAATAAACTGCTAAGTGATACCATCGTACAGATGATGCAATTGCAAAAGACTGCCGGGGAAGTGACAGAACTGGCTGTACAGCAAACTCAGTCTCAGGCGCAGGCAGCAGCACTGCTGGTGTCTCAACTGGAACAGGAAATCACGATTCAGGAAAATGCCTTACATATTTTGGCAGGTGAGTTGCCTGGAACACCCGTTGCACATTCGCGTCTGAATGATTTTCAATTATGGACTGACGTAAAAACAGGAATTCCTGCACAGGTAATCAGCAAACGCCCGGATGTACGAGCCAGTGAAATGGAGCTGGTGGCAGCCAATGCGCGGGTAGGAGCTGCACAGGCCAATCGCTATCCAACTCTAAATATTACCGCTGCAGGTGGTGTAAATGCCTTTCAGGCAAGTGAATGGTTTGTTGTACCTGGGTCATTATTCGGAACCGTAGCGGGTGGAATAGCTCAGCCTGTATTTCAACGTAGAGCATTGAAAACCCAACTGGAAGTTGCTAGAATACAAAGTCAGGAGTCAGAACTTCGGTTTCGACAAACTGTGCTTAATGCAGTAGGAGAGGTTTCAAATGCACTTGTCCGGATTGAAAAGTTACAGGAACAACAGCAAATAGCATCCAATCGGGTAGAAATACAGAGAGGAGCTATTCAGAATGCTCAGGCTCTGTTTAAAAGCGGGATTGCTAATTATCTGGAAGTTATCACAGCACAAAGCAATGGTTTACAAGCTCGGTTAGATCAGGCTTCTATCAAGCGCCAGCAACTGGATGCCATGGTAGAGTTATACCGATCACTGGGTGGAGGTTGA